One genomic window of Vibrio rhizosphaerae includes the following:
- a CDS encoding TRAP transporter large permease yields MSVTLPIAALLFLFVLGIPVAFCIFIATLTYFLLNNHLPMMILIQRLAGGLDSITLLAIPFFIMAGVFMNYSGISKRLLKFSEVLTGHMNGGLAQVNVILSTLMGGLSGSNIADAAMSSKLLVPQMVKRGYSASFSSAVTAASSLITPIIPPGIALIIYGYVNNVSIGKLFLAGVVPGILLCLMMMVLVAFIAKKRNYAPIREKRASVREITVSAKDAFLALLLPVIIIGGIRFGIFTPTEAGAAAVVYALVLGMFVYKNMNTKTLWDATKESVLASANVLLIICMAVGFSKFLTWERVPQQLASWLTATVESPMTFLLLVNLFLLIIGMFLEGNAVMIVLAPLLAPVAQSYGIDPVHFGIVFIFNGAIGTITPPLGTVMFTTCSITKVSIEDFVKEIMPFWILLIVALLMLTYIPVISTGLPNLVFG; encoded by the coding sequence ATGTCCGTTACTTTACCCATTGCTGCACTGCTGTTTTTATTTGTGCTAGGGATTCCGGTTGCATTTTGTATCTTCATCGCGACACTGACTTATTTCTTGCTCAATAACCACCTGCCGATGATGATTCTGATTCAGCGGCTTGCCGGAGGTCTGGATTCCATCACCCTGCTTGCGATTCCATTCTTTATTATGGCCGGTGTATTTATGAACTATTCGGGGATCAGTAAACGACTGCTGAAATTCTCTGAAGTGCTGACCGGACATATGAACGGCGGTCTGGCACAAGTTAACGTTATTCTCAGCACCCTGATGGGCGGCTTGTCCGGCTCAAACATCGCAGATGCGGCCATGAGTTCTAAACTGCTGGTGCCACAGATGGTCAAACGCGGCTATAGCGCGTCATTTTCATCTGCGGTCACTGCGGCCTCATCGCTGATTACGCCGATTATCCCGCCGGGTATCGCGTTGATCATCTACGGTTACGTCAATAACGTCTCTATCGGGAAACTGTTCCTTGCCGGGGTGGTACCGGGCATTTTACTCTGCCTGATGATGATGGTTTTGGTGGCTTTCATTGCCAAAAAACGCAACTACGCACCGATTCGCGAAAAACGTGCCTCGGTCCGTGAAATCACCGTCTCAGCCAAAGATGCTTTTCTGGCTTTGCTGCTGCCGGTAATTATTATCGGCGGGATTCGCTTCGGGATCTTTACCCCGACGGAAGCTGGTGCGGCAGCGGTCGTTTATGCGCTGGTGTTAGGGATGTTCGTCTATAAAAATATGAACACCAAAACCCTGTGGGATGCGACCAAAGAATCGGTACTGGCTTCTGCCAATGTCCTGTTGATTATTTGTATGGCGGTCGGTTTTTCTAAGTTCCTCACCTGGGAGCGCGTCCCTCAACAACTGGCGTCCTGGCTCACCGCCACCGTGGAAAGCCCGATGACCTTCCTGCTGTTGGTCAATCTGTTCCTGTTAATTATCGGTATGTTTCTGGAAGGCAACGCGGTGATGATCGTTCTGGCTCCGCTGCTGGCACCGGTCGCTCAGTCTTACGGCATCGATCCGGTTCACTTTGGGATCGTCTTTATTTTCAACGGTGCGATTGGCACCATCACCCCGCCGCTCGGGACGGTGATGTTCACCACGTGCTCGATCACCAAGGTGTCGATTGAAGATTTTGTCAAAGAGATCATGCCGTTCTGGATTTTGTTGATTGTCGCCCTGCTGATGCTCACCTATATTCCGGTGATCTCAACCGGCCTGCCCAATTTAGTCTTCGGATAA
- a CDS encoding TRAP transporter small permease encodes METQMLQNQVVPTSKNRLIAVLDRISQLDVVIATTSLALIVLLMSYGVVTRYVFNSPSSWVEEVCLALFTWTTFMGASALMRTDEVVRIDFLSHKLPAAAADILDNLIRPLFVIFALAFIINLGWKLLPFSQVRFTPSLQIPYVYIYAAIPFSGMFMLYHQLKHLYTFFTSRRKED; translated from the coding sequence ATGGAAACTCAAATGTTGCAAAATCAGGTCGTTCCAACCTCAAAAAACAGACTCATCGCCGTTTTAGACCGTATCAGTCAACTCGATGTCGTGATTGCTACCACCTCGCTGGCGCTCATTGTTTTGCTGATGAGCTACGGTGTGGTAACACGCTACGTCTTCAACTCACCCAGCTCATGGGTCGAAGAAGTCTGTCTTGCGTTGTTCACATGGACGACCTTTATGGGCGCGAGTGCCTTAATGCGCACCGATGAAGTGGTACGGATTGATTTTCTATCGCATAAACTGCCTGCGGCAGCAGCCGACATCCTCGATAATCTGATTCGCCCGTTATTTGTTATTTTTGCGTTGGCTTTCATTATCAATCTGGGCTGGAAGTTACTGCCATTTTCACAAGTCCGGTTTACGCCCTCACTCCAGATTCCATACGTCTATATCTATGCGGCCATTCCGTTCAGTGGCATGTTTATGCTCTATCACCAATTGAAACACCTTTACACCTTTTTCACATCACGTCGTAAGGAAGACTAA
- a CDS encoding GntR family transcriptional regulator, with translation MARNKKLREIIANQLLDAVRLEHIESPLPSQSSLADLFSVSRTTIRHIMNDLRDKGILSESDNGWEVARLPSEEDEYATTMSEKDLQSKVFEVFFNDQIKNKRMLPGQEFTELELSKRSKCSTSVVREHLIRFSRFNFIENINRGRWRMIRFDTHYAASLIELREMLECHALNRFMNLPRSDERWLKAQYLLYEHRELRDAMVSEYQAFSELDHKFHSLLLSASNNPFMDQFYDIISVIFHYHYQWDNSDLRKRNMVAIEEHMAILSKMISGDDLGAMGELRRHLQTAKRTMENSLITNTL, from the coding sequence ATGGCTAGAAATAAAAAACTTCGCGAGATCATTGCGAACCAGTTACTCGATGCAGTTCGTCTTGAGCATATTGAATCACCGTTACCGTCTCAGTCTTCGCTGGCGGACTTGTTCAGTGTCAGCCGGACTACGATTCGGCACATCATGAACGACCTGCGCGACAAAGGGATACTAAGCGAGAGCGACAATGGCTGGGAGGTGGCGCGTTTACCCTCAGAGGAGGATGAATATGCCACTACGATGTCAGAGAAAGATCTGCAAAGTAAAGTGTTTGAAGTGTTCTTTAACGATCAGATTAAAAACAAACGGATGCTGCCGGGGCAGGAGTTTACCGAGCTGGAATTGTCGAAACGCTCTAAGTGTTCAACCTCGGTGGTTCGTGAGCATTTGATCCGCTTTTCCCGGTTTAATTTTATTGAGAATATCAACCGCGGCCGCTGGCGAATGATTCGTTTTGATACACATTATGCCGCGAGCCTGATTGAGTTGCGGGAAATGCTCGAATGCCATGCGCTGAATCGCTTTATGAATTTGCCGCGCAGCGATGAACGCTGGCTGAAAGCCCAGTACCTGCTCTATGAGCACCGGGAACTGCGCGATGCGATGGTGAGTGAATATCAGGCCTTTTCTGAGCTTGACCATAAATTCCACTCGCTGCTGTTATCGGCTTCCAACAACCCGTTTATGGACCAGTTCTATGACATTATTTCGGTGATCTTCCATTATCACTATCAGTGGGACAATTCCGATTTACGTAAGCGCAATATGGTCGCGATTGAAGAGCATATGGCAATTCTGAGTAAGATGATTAGCGGCGATGATCTCGGGGCAATGGGGGAGTTACGACGCCATTTGCAGACCGCAAAACGCACCATGGAAAACAGCCTGATAACCAACACGCTCTGA
- the licT gene encoding BglG family transcription antiterminator LicT — MQVEKVLNNNVIISVDEYGHEVVVMGKGIGFQMKKGMSINAQRIEKVFTLAKTDDKALDARYHELLEKIPLELLSVTESIVSLAERDLPGQLHPSVRISLADHLFFALERMVKGQQIKNAMLWEIRQLYPQEYRVGLEALRLLKEASGIQFDEDEAGFITLHLVNAQLNEDMNNTISVTNLIRDIVQMIQYQMAISLDEKGTDFQRLVTHLKFFAHRLIHQTTIASDDDSLFISIKDKYPKSFDCTEKIGQYVEKKYQHVMTSEEMMFLTVHIERVRRAAHSS; from the coding sequence ATGCAGGTTGAAAAAGTACTGAATAATAATGTCATTATCTCTGTTGATGAGTATGGACATGAAGTCGTTGTGATGGGGAAAGGGATCGGCTTTCAAATGAAGAAAGGAATGTCGATCAATGCACAACGCATTGAGAAAGTATTTACGCTGGCCAAAACCGATGATAAAGCGCTCGATGCGCGTTATCACGAGTTGCTGGAAAAAATTCCTTTAGAACTGCTTTCGGTGACGGAATCGATTGTCAGCTTAGCTGAACGGGATTTACCGGGGCAGTTGCATCCGAGTGTGCGTATTTCGCTCGCTGACCACTTATTCTTTGCCCTCGAGCGAATGGTGAAAGGACAACAGATCAAAAATGCGATGCTTTGGGAAATCCGCCAGCTCTATCCGCAGGAATACCGCGTCGGTCTGGAAGCATTACGTTTATTGAAAGAAGCGTCAGGCATTCAGTTTGATGAAGATGAAGCCGGCTTTATCACGCTGCACTTAGTGAATGCGCAGCTCAATGAAGATATGAACAATACCATCAGTGTCACCAATCTGATTCGTGATATTGTGCAGATGATTCAGTACCAGATGGCGATTAGTCTGGATGAGAAAGGAACCGATTTTCAAAGACTGGTTACTCATCTGAAATTTTTTGCCCATCGACTCATCCATCAAACAACCATTGCCTCCGATGACGACTCTTTATTTATCTCAATTAAAGACAAATATCCGAAGTCGTTTGACTGTACCGAGAAAATTGGTCAGTACGTCGAGAAGAAATATCAACATGTGATGACTTCAGAAGAGATGATGTTTCTGACGGTTCATATAGAGCGAGTCAGACGAGCGGCTCATTCATCATAA
- a CDS encoding anaerobic sulfatase maturase codes for MNDHTIPINIVDPSQQASPSLHLPKLGDDDFYMYHNMVKPTGSLCNLDCTYCFYLHKEQLLNQSKRPRMAPDLLELHIRQYMEANTGPTVDFTWQGGEPTLAGLDFYQKIIRIQQKYKRPDQIVYNDLQTNGLLLNDEWCHFLKEHDFLVGLSIDGPAEFHDLYRYTKTKMPTHARVMEAVSLLHQYNIPFNALCVVNRDNAKQPLAVYRFLRDQVKPRIIQFIPGIETKDFESVAPGQWDPDKLPMLSSSAARPGNPDSVVTDWSVDPIDWGNFLCTIWDEWFRRDFGRTFIDQFENIISIMFNHGPQKCVNAQVCGKAVAIEHNGDIYSCDHFVYPEYKLGNIRQVHQGDLVFSDAQKKFGLAKFESLPKHCNQCFFLNLCWGECPKSRFLRTPDGEAGLSYLCSGLKLFYAKATNAYPQLKQLLKL; via the coding sequence ATGAATGACCACACCATCCCCATCAATATTGTTGATCCATCGCAACAGGCTTCACCTTCCCTGCATTTACCGAAGCTGGGCGATGATGATTTCTACATGTACCACAACATGGTGAAACCAACCGGCTCATTATGTAATCTGGATTGCACTTACTGCTTTTATCTGCACAAAGAGCAGCTCCTGAATCAATCCAAGCGGCCCAGAATGGCACCGGATCTGCTGGAACTTCATATCCGACAGTATATGGAAGCCAATACCGGCCCGACGGTTGATTTCACATGGCAAGGGGGAGAGCCGACGCTGGCCGGGCTCGACTTTTATCAAAAGATTATCCGCATCCAGCAAAAATATAAGCGCCCGGATCAAATCGTTTATAACGACTTACAGACCAATGGTCTGCTGCTGAATGATGAATGGTGTCATTTTTTAAAGGAACATGATTTTCTGGTCGGTTTATCGATCGATGGTCCGGCTGAATTTCACGATCTTTATCGTTACACCAAAACTAAAATGCCAACCCATGCCAGAGTGATGGAGGCAGTCTCACTGCTCCACCAATATAACATTCCGTTTAACGCCTTGTGTGTCGTCAACCGTGACAATGCAAAACAACCGTTGGCTGTCTATCGCTTCCTCCGCGATCAGGTGAAGCCCCGGATCATTCAATTTATCCCCGGTATCGAAACCAAAGATTTTGAATCGGTCGCCCCGGGTCAGTGGGATCCGGATAAACTGCCCATGCTCTCTTCTTCGGCAGCAAGACCCGGTAATCCAGACTCGGTCGTGACCGACTGGAGCGTCGACCCGATCGATTGGGGGAACTTTCTCTGTACGATTTGGGATGAGTGGTTCCGGCGTGATTTTGGCCGGACCTTTATTGATCAGTTCGAAAACATCATCTCAATCATGTTCAATCACGGCCCGCAAAAGTGTGTGAATGCGCAAGTCTGCGGCAAGGCCGTTGCCATTGAACACAACGGAGATATCTATTCCTGCGATCACTTTGTCTATCCCGAATATAAGCTGGGCAATATCCGACAGGTTCATCAGGGGGATTTAGTCTTCTCTGACGCACAGAAAAAATTTGGCTTGGCTAAATTTGAATCTTTGCCAAAACATTGTAACCAATGTTTCTTTCTCAATTTGTGTTGGGGAGAGTGTCCGAAAAGCCGCTTCCTCCGCACACCGGACGGGGAAGCCGGGCTCAGTTATCTTTGCTCAGGCCTGAAGCTCTTTTATGCCAAAGCGACCAATGCCTATCCTCAGTTGAAACAGCTGCTGAAACTGTAG
- a CDS encoding glucose PTS transporter subunit IIA, which translates to MNHYQELASQILIFVGGANNIKSVVHCTTRLRFVLKNEEKVAGDQLLDLPDVVAVMKSFGQYHIVVGGPVVQTYHELMCLLGGNVEEKRVHGFFNQSIDMITSIFTPLLGLLAGAGILNGMLTLCVTLSWLSTDSGVYRLLSLASTSTFIFLPVFLGFTAAKKFKGRPFVGMAIGAAMVHPDITSAASLFFSHNLDNGQAPDTFFGLPIYYINYSSSVLPVILATWMNAKLEHFLAKFVKFSFADLLIPALCLAVMVPMTFIFIGPLSSWVAFEISWLIISLYQVGPAFAGLLMGGIWQILVVFGIHWGLVPAVMNNVSVYGYDVLVPLLMPAVFGQAGACLGLFLREKDRKRKGLLGSASVTALFGITEPAVYGFTLPRKRPFLFGCLGGALGGMLVGFYQTKVYSMGVMSLFTLTQIIPEHGIDGTVYAALAANLSAALLAGYLSYYFSGQPVQKASGVQADGNEEKDPVQHHKPLSGRVSRYVPEASAESQPPIAVDPSDPSEFSETVFSETIFSPLSGDILPLEESSDSIFAMGILGAGVVIIPDSGTVYAPVDGEVVSDFNSSHAIGIKTQQGLEVFIHIGIDTVKLEGMHFSKALQKGMSVKQGQPLIHFDDAAIAAMGYNLETAIIIKNSAAYAEAICHAQKGASIEHGARLLSVRTKD; encoded by the coding sequence ATGAATCATTATCAGGAACTGGCAAGTCAGATTCTTATCTTTGTGGGGGGCGCGAATAATATTAAAAGCGTGGTGCATTGTACGACGCGGCTGCGTTTTGTGTTGAAAAATGAAGAGAAGGTCGCCGGTGATCAACTACTTGATTTGCCGGATGTCGTTGCGGTGATGAAGAGTTTTGGCCAGTATCATATTGTGGTCGGGGGACCGGTCGTCCAGACCTATCATGAGTTAATGTGTCTGCTCGGTGGAAACGTAGAAGAGAAACGTGTTCACGGATTTTTTAACCAGTCCATTGATATGATTACCAGTATTTTTACGCCGTTGCTTGGATTATTAGCCGGGGCTGGAATTCTCAATGGGATGTTGACCTTATGTGTCACGTTGAGCTGGCTTTCGACCGATAGTGGTGTGTATCGTTTACTGAGTCTTGCATCGACATCAACCTTCATCTTTCTGCCCGTCTTTTTGGGGTTTACCGCTGCAAAAAAATTTAAGGGACGACCATTTGTAGGGATGGCAATCGGTGCTGCCATGGTCCACCCCGATATTACCAGTGCCGCCAGCTTATTTTTCTCACACAATCTGGACAATGGTCAGGCACCGGATACCTTTTTTGGCCTGCCGATTTACTATATTAATTATTCATCGAGTGTTCTTCCGGTCATACTGGCGACGTGGATGAATGCGAAGCTTGAGCATTTTCTCGCAAAATTCGTGAAATTTTCTTTTGCAGATTTACTGATCCCGGCGTTATGTCTTGCGGTGATGGTTCCGATGACGTTTATTTTTATCGGGCCGCTTTCCTCTTGGGTTGCCTTCGAAATATCATGGTTGATTATTTCACTCTATCAGGTCGGCCCCGCATTTGCCGGGCTGTTAATGGGCGGCATCTGGCAAATTCTGGTGGTGTTTGGCATTCACTGGGGGCTGGTGCCTGCGGTGATGAATAATGTGTCTGTCTATGGCTATGATGTCTTAGTACCGTTGCTGATGCCTGCCGTCTTTGGTCAGGCGGGGGCTTGTCTCGGACTGTTCTTGCGTGAAAAAGACCGTAAACGAAAGGGGCTATTGGGATCTGCTTCAGTGACGGCCTTGTTTGGGATTACCGAACCGGCAGTTTATGGATTTACCTTACCGAGAAAACGTCCTTTTCTGTTTGGTTGTCTGGGGGGCGCTTTAGGGGGAATGTTGGTTGGTTTTTATCAAACCAAAGTCTATTCCATGGGGGTAATGAGTCTGTTTACGCTGACCCAGATCATTCCCGAGCACGGCATCGACGGCACCGTTTATGCCGCTCTGGCCGCTAACCTGAGTGCGGCATTATTGGCCGGGTATCTCAGTTATTATTTCTCCGGCCAGCCCGTTCAGAAGGCGTCCGGGGTTCAGGCGGACGGCAACGAAGAGAAAGACCCTGTGCAACACCACAAGCCGTTATCAGGGCGGGTTTCCAGATATGTCCCGGAGGCATCGGCTGAGTCGCAACCGCCAATAGCCGTTGACCCATCGGATCCAAGTGAATTCAGTGAGACCGTTTTCAGTGAGACAATTTTTTCGCCTTTATCCGGGGATATTCTGCCGCTTGAAGAGTCATCCGATTCGATTTTTGCCATGGGGATTTTAGGTGCGGGGGTGGTGATTATTCCTGACAGTGGCACGGTGTACGCACCGGTTGATGGGGAGGTGGTCTCCGATTTTAACAGTAGTCATGCGATTGGCATCAAAACTCAGCAGGGTCTGGAAGTCTTTATTCATATTGGAATCGATACGGTCAAACTGGAAGGGATGCATTTTTCTAAAGCATTACAAAAAGGCATGTCGGTCAAACAAGGCCAGCCACTCATCCATTTTGATGATGCCGCCATTGCCGCGATGGGCTACAACTTAGAGACGGCGATTATTATCAAAAATTCAGCGGCGTATGCGGAAGCGATATGCCATGCGCAAAAGGGAGCATCGATTGAGCATGGCGCCAGATTACTGAGCGTGCGGACTAAAGATTGA
- a CDS encoding RNA-binding S4 domain-containing protein, translating into MQNHDNHADEATEIEIEAIGIEVNHQPIELYKVLKLANVLSGGGEAKYAIAEGYVVVNGEVERRKRCKIYDGDLVEFNGEYYLVICDVPVAEPASPDAIQKKASKKAPQTTASEHASPRQSKNNRAKKTSAHKKAPPSKQGKTNHNALIIGKHYQPEQEKNPVPNNHLADKNPKKKTPTDKSQPTEHDVVGGRGAIKFF; encoded by the coding sequence ATGCAAAACCATGACAACCACGCTGATGAAGCGACAGAAATTGAAATCGAAGCGATTGGCATTGAAGTCAACCATCAGCCCATCGAACTCTATAAAGTTCTGAAATTAGCCAATGTGCTCAGCGGTGGCGGAGAAGCCAAGTATGCGATTGCTGAAGGATATGTGGTGGTCAATGGAGAGGTCGAACGACGTAAACGCTGTAAAATCTATGACGGTGATCTCGTCGAGTTTAACGGTGAATACTATCTGGTGATTTGTGATGTCCCGGTAGCTGAGCCTGCTTCGCCTGACGCCATACAGAAAAAAGCGAGTAAAAAGGCACCTCAGACAACCGCTTCAGAGCATGCTTCACCGCGTCAAAGCAAAAATAACCGGGCGAAAAAAACGTCGGCGCACAAAAAGGCACCTCCGTCAAAACAGGGAAAAACCAATCACAATGCACTGATCATTGGCAAACATTATCAGCCTGAGCAGGAAAAGAATCCCGTCCCCAATAACCATCTTGCCGACAAAAACCCGAAAAAGAAAACGCCCACAGACAAATCCCAACCCACAGAGCATGACGTGGTTGGCGGCCGCGGTGCGATTAAATTTTTCTGA
- a CDS encoding methyl-accepting chemotaxis protein, with the protein MTDKRVSFSEDDSLISTTSPDSHITDCNEDFCRVAGYQPDELLGKPHNIIRHPDMPRAAFGQMWEYIQSGKSWMGLVKNRCKHTGHYWVSAFVTPIMGKDGKVYEYQSVRTQPTDAQISRATALYRHLKKGPVAIRRRPWITLLLALALLQFATLLAFAFDLLSLPLALGVMMPSVVLQIACVLRLKQRITSLNKQAQAHYDNPLMEHPYTGYCDDLSRIELALLMKRAELRAATARATETSDALLRAANEEVHNRMLIDRELNGQETATSAMAVSAEEMLASIDEVSKQAKQSAEFANDAQNKAQEGTQTIDEAVRTVHILSQHLTRSKTALEQLYSDVDGIETILEMIQDIAEQTNLLALNAAIEAARAGEHGRGFAVVADEVRALSAKTSTSVGGIRSKIEELQTTVNKTGQLMEEGVNASEQSVAKSQQSKASFEAIVSDLISIGEQSAYTAQAITEQVQVTQGINAHVMRMNDAIQSTKSLSSSSVARTNALVTRLESLQRLVQQFSQS; encoded by the coding sequence ATGACAGACAAAAGAGTCAGTTTTTCAGAGGATGACAGCCTCATCTCCACCACTTCCCCCGACAGCCATATCACCGATTGTAACGAAGATTTTTGCCGCGTTGCCGGCTATCAACCTGACGAGCTGCTCGGAAAGCCCCATAATATCATTCGCCACCCGGATATGCCCCGGGCCGCTTTTGGCCAAATGTGGGAATATATTCAATCCGGTAAAAGCTGGATGGGACTAGTCAAGAATCGATGTAAACATACCGGGCATTATTGGGTGTCTGCTTTTGTCACCCCGATTATGGGCAAAGATGGCAAAGTCTACGAATATCAATCGGTCAGAACCCAGCCGACCGACGCACAGATTTCACGGGCAACGGCACTTTATCGCCATTTAAAAAAAGGCCCCGTCGCGATCAGACGCCGCCCATGGATCACTCTGTTACTGGCGCTGGCCCTGCTACAATTTGCGACCCTGCTCGCTTTTGCTTTCGACCTCTTGTCACTGCCGCTCGCACTCGGTGTGATGATGCCATCAGTCGTGCTCCAAATCGCCTGTGTATTGCGACTGAAACAGCGCATCACATCGTTAAATAAACAAGCTCAGGCGCATTACGATAACCCGCTCATGGAACACCCTTACACCGGCTACTGTGATGATCTCTCCCGCATTGAACTGGCCCTGCTGATGAAGCGCGCAGAGTTGAGAGCCGCCACCGCACGGGCCACAGAAACATCGGACGCGTTACTCCGGGCAGCCAATGAAGAAGTCCACAATCGGATGCTCATTGATCGGGAACTGAACGGACAGGAAACCGCTACCAGTGCGATGGCAGTTTCAGCGGAAGAGATGTTAGCCTCCATTGATGAGGTCTCCAAACAGGCGAAACAGAGTGCAGAATTTGCGAACGATGCGCAAAACAAAGCGCAGGAAGGCACCCAAACCATTGATGAAGCTGTCCGGACGGTTCATATCCTGAGTCAACATCTGACCCGGTCAAAAACCGCACTGGAGCAACTGTATAGCGACGTTGACGGCATCGAAACGATTCTGGAAATGATTCAGGATATCGCCGAACAAACGAACTTACTGGCTCTCAATGCCGCGATTGAAGCTGCAAGAGCCGGAGAACATGGCCGGGGCTTCGCTGTGGTCGCCGATGAAGTCCGCGCCTTATCAGCCAAAACAAGCACTTCAGTCGGGGGGATTCGCTCAAAAATTGAAGAGCTGCAAACCACCGTCAATAAAACAGGCCAATTAATGGAAGAAGGGGTCAACGCCTCAGAACAGAGCGTCGCCAAATCACAACAGAGTAAGGCCTCATTCGAGGCGATTGTGAGTGACTTAATCTCGATCGGCGAGCAAAGTGCGTACACGGCCCAAGCCATCACCGAGCAAGTACAGGTTACCCAAGGCATCAATGCGCATGTGATGCGGATGAATGATGCAATTCAGTCGACAAAATCACTCTCGTCTTCATCGGTTGCTCGCACCAACGCGCTTGTCACACGTCTGGAGAGCCTGCAACGGCTGGTACAGCAATTTAGTCAATCGTAA
- a CDS encoding zinc-binding alcohol dehydrogenase family protein — MKTLVCDKPFDLQYVEQAIPQAQAKEILVKVSSVGICGTDIHAYTGNQPFFSYPRILGHELCGTVHALGEGVTTDFAVGDKVALIPYVACHACPSCDSGKTNCCENISVIGVHRDGGFSEYLTVPEGNLLKVNNVDDQTAALIEPMAISAHAVRRADVKPNEAVLVVGAGPIGIGAAAIAAADGANVIMADTQPERIAHVQRELNLPTLNPLDEDFHEQLAAAFGGSLAQTVIDATGNPRAMNSAVNHIRHGGKIVFVGLFKGNLEINDPDFHKKETTLMGSRNATMEDFCKVQRLMEAGKLTSRIMLTHTFDFNTIGHSYETDVINNKALLKGLIKIS; from the coding sequence ATGAAAACATTAGTCTGCGATAAACCGTTTGATTTGCAGTATGTCGAACAAGCCATACCGCAAGCGCAAGCCAAAGAGATTCTGGTCAAAGTCTCCTCCGTCGGAATTTGTGGTACCGATATCCATGCCTACACCGGCAACCAACCGTTCTTCTCTTATCCCCGCATTCTTGGCCACGAACTCTGCGGCACCGTCCATGCGCTGGGTGAAGGTGTCACCACCGATTTTGCAGTGGGTGATAAAGTGGCTTTAATTCCGTACGTCGCCTGCCATGCCTGTCCTTCTTGTGACAGTGGCAAAACCAACTGCTGTGAAAATATTTCCGTCATCGGTGTGCATCGCGACGGCGGATTCAGCGAATACTTAACCGTGCCCGAGGGCAACCTGCTGAAGGTCAACAATGTTGATGATCAAACCGCAGCATTGATTGAGCCGATGGCGATCAGTGCCCATGCCGTTCGACGTGCTGATGTAAAACCGAATGAAGCGGTGTTGGTGGTCGGTGCCGGTCCGATCGGGATTGGGGCGGCGGCAATTGCAGCCGCTGACGGGGCTAATGTGATCATGGCAGATACTCAGCCGGAGCGAATCGCCCATGTCCAGCGTGAGCTGAACCTGCCGACACTTAACCCGCTTGATGAAGACTTTCACGAGCAACTGGCAGCGGCATTCGGCGGCTCACTGGCTCAGACTGTGATTGATGCTACCGGTAACCCGCGTGCGATGAATAGTGCTGTCAATCATATTCGTCACGGAGGCAAAATCGTCTTTGTCGGTCTGTTTAAAGGCAACTTGGAAATCAACGATCCTGACTTCCATAAGAAAGAAACCACGCTGATGGGCAGCCGCAACGCAACGATGGAAGACTTTTGTAAAGTCCAGCGCCTGATGGAAGCCGGGAAACTCACCTCGCGCATCATGCTGACCCATACGTTTGATTTCAACACCATTGGTCATAGCTACGAAACCGATGTGATCAATAACAAGGCTCTGCTCAAAGGCTTAATCAAAATCAGCTAG